One window of Sulfurospirillum sp. 1612 genomic DNA carries:
- a CDS encoding glucose-6-phosphate isomerase, protein MLKFDKQFKNKSAQSNEQIQDVIKILKDEMDTNAVGYYKLPSLSQEHIKTLEGLDFSKVSQIVVIGIGGSSLGIKAIDQILRPYSKTAKEMIFLENSDPVSISQNLNKIQKENACFFVISKSGSTIETTSIFKTLIKFCDIDLHLKADQQRVYAITDEGSALSDFAKANKILEFNIPENVGGRFSVLSAVGVVPLYIAGYDMAKVLQGAGAFVERFFNGEETHLIEKASYLVQQATHTPINVLFSYADRLEHFTKWYVQLWAESLGKVDKKGKHVGLTPVGLIGAVDQHSFLQLIIEGPRDKCVTFIKIDDFKADLSIPDITLKGIEKTNFINKKKFNLLINAQCDATMQSLIDTKVDTDIITIDCVTPENVGALIMYFELLTSVAGIKLNINTYDQPGVELGKQILYKNLQIN, encoded by the coding sequence ATGTTAAAATTTGATAAACAATTTAAAAACAAAAGTGCACAGTCAAATGAGCAGATACAAGATGTCATCAAAATTCTTAAAGATGAGATGGACACCAATGCGGTAGGATACTACAAACTTCCAAGCCTCTCACAAGAACATATCAAGACTTTAGAAGGTCTTGATTTTTCCAAAGTGTCACAAATAGTTGTCATCGGAATCGGTGGCTCATCCCTAGGCATCAAAGCAATCGATCAAATTTTGAGACCTTATAGTAAAACCGCTAAAGAGATGATTTTTTTAGAAAACTCTGACCCTGTGAGTATTAGCCAAAATCTCAATAAAATACAAAAAGAAAACGCCTGCTTTTTTGTCATTTCAAAATCAGGTTCTACTATTGAGACCACATCCATATTCAAGACTCTTATTAAGTTTTGCGATATTGATTTGCATCTCAAAGCGGATCAACAAAGAGTCTATGCCATCACCGATGAAGGCTCAGCACTTTCAGATTTTGCTAAAGCCAATAAAATATTAGAATTTAATATCCCTGAGAATGTAGGGGGCAGATTCTCAGTGCTCAGTGCTGTTGGAGTGGTGCCTCTTTATATTGCAGGATATGATATGGCAAAAGTCCTCCAAGGTGCAGGCGCATTTGTGGAGCGTTTTTTCAATGGCGAAGAGACCCATCTCATAGAAAAAGCTTCTTATCTCGTCCAACAGGCCACCCACACTCCTATCAATGTCCTCTTTTCCTATGCTGATCGTTTGGAGCATTTTACCAAATGGTATGTGCAATTGTGGGCCGAATCTTTAGGCAAGGTGGATAAAAAAGGCAAACACGTGGGACTCACACCGGTCGGATTGATTGGTGCGGTAGATCAACACTCCTTCTTACAACTCATTATCGAAGGACCCCGTGACAAGTGTGTCACCTTTATCAAAATTGATGATTTTAAAGCCGATTTGAGTATTCCGGACATCACCCTCAAAGGAATCGAAAAAACCAATTTTATCAATAAGAAAAAATTCAATCTTCTCATCAATGCACAATGCGATGCTACGATGCAAAGTCTTATAGACACGAAAGTAGACACCGATATCATTACGATAGATTGTGTCACACCGGAAAATGTCGGTGCTTTGATTATGTACTTTGAGCTACTGACCTCAGTGGCTGGAATCAAACTCAATATCAATACGTACGACCAACCTGGTGTTGAACTGGGTAAGCAAATATTATATAAAAATTTACAAATCAATTAA
- the glgP gene encoding alpha-glucan family phosphorylase — MNLFSYDINKKYNKSVAYFSMEFAIDQTLKIYSGGLGFLAGSHMRSAYDLRQNIVGIGLLWSFGYYDQSRNEDRTLRPVYTRKFYYFLEELEPKVTVKIHGEDVVVKAFLVKPEVFGAAPLILLSTDTDENDYLARTITHKLYDGNERTRVAQEIVLGIGGVKILEALQQKIDIYHMNEGHALPLVYELYNKTPDMEAIKKQVVFTTHTPEKAGNEEHNINFLHDMGFFNGLDMPTVRKITGYEHEDNFSLTIGALRSAKIANAVSKIHATVSNEMWAHVENRCEIISITNSQNKKYWTDKTLTRNLDEHEDYELNARKKHLKKILFDVVADQTGKMFNPEVLTIVWARRFAEYKRPGLLKYDFERFEKLMKNSEMPIQIIWAGKPYPTDYGAIDLFNELINISHHYKNMAVLIGYELTLSKMLKQGSDVWLNTPRITREASGTSGMAASMNGSIHFSIDDGWHPEFARDGKNAFTIPAVDHTLPLEEQDRLDNQHMMDILENKIIPTYYKEHTQWLEIMKSAMTEIEIEFDSSRQADEYYEKMFNY, encoded by the coding sequence ATGAATCTATTTTCATATGACATCAATAAAAAATATAACAAATCAGTCGCCTACTTTTCAATGGAATTTGCGATTGATCAAACACTCAAAATCTACTCAGGAGGTCTTGGATTTCTTGCAGGCTCACATATGAGAAGTGCGTATGATTTACGCCAAAATATTGTCGGAATTGGACTGCTTTGGAGTTTTGGATATTATGATCAATCACGCAATGAAGACCGAACGCTGCGTCCTGTTTATACGCGAAAATTTTACTATTTTTTAGAAGAACTCGAGCCAAAAGTCACGGTTAAAATTCATGGTGAAGATGTTGTCGTCAAAGCATTTTTAGTCAAACCCGAAGTCTTTGGTGCCGCACCATTGATTTTGCTCTCAACTGACACTGATGAGAATGACTACCTTGCACGAACCATCACACATAAACTGTATGATGGCAATGAGCGTACCCGAGTCGCGCAAGAGATTGTCCTTGGAATCGGAGGGGTAAAAATCTTAGAGGCCCTCCAACAAAAGATTGATATTTATCATATGAATGAGGGTCATGCACTCCCTTTAGTGTATGAACTCTACAACAAAACTCCCGACATGGAAGCCATCAAGAAACAGGTCGTTTTCACCACCCATACGCCGGAGAAAGCGGGAAATGAAGAACATAATATCAACTTTTTACATGATATGGGATTTTTCAATGGTTTGGATATGCCAACCGTTCGCAAGATTACCGGCTACGAACATGAAGATAACTTTAGTCTCACCATAGGCGCTTTGCGTAGTGCTAAGATTGCCAATGCCGTATCTAAAATCCATGCAACCGTCTCCAATGAGATGTGGGCTCATGTCGAAAATCGTTGTGAGATTATCTCGATCACCAACTCACAAAACAAAAAATACTGGACTGACAAAACACTCACAAGAAACCTAGATGAACACGAGGATTATGAACTCAATGCCAGAAAAAAACACCTCAAAAAAATCCTCTTTGATGTCGTAGCGGATCAAACAGGCAAAATGTTCAATCCAGAAGTGTTGACTATTGTTTGGGCGCGTCGTTTTGCCGAATACAAAAGACCCGGACTTTTAAAATATGATTTTGAACGTTTTGAAAAATTAATGAAAAATAGTGAAATGCCCATACAAATCATCTGGGCAGGAAAACCTTATCCGACCGATTATGGTGCGATTGATCTCTTTAATGAATTGATTAATATCAGTCATCATTACAAGAATATGGCCGTGTTAATTGGCTATGAACTCACACTCTCAAAGATGTTAAAACAAGGCAGCGATGTCTGGCTTAATACACCAAGAATCACTCGAGAAGCCAGTGGAACCAGCGGTATGGCCGCGAGTATGAATGGATCCATCCACTTTTCTATTGATGATGGATGGCACCCTGAATTTGCGCGCGATGGCAAAAATGCCTTCACGATTCCAGCGGTTGATCATACATTGCCCCTAGAAGAACAAGATCGCTTGGACAATCAACACATGATGGATATCTTGGAAAATAAAATCATCCCGACCTATTACAAAGAACACACACAATGGTTGGAGATTATGAAAAGTGCGATGACAGAGATCGAAATAGAGTTTGATTCAAGCAGGCAAGCCGATGAATATTATGAAAAAATGTTTAATTATTAA
- the pgm gene encoding phosphoglucomutase (alpha-D-glucose-1,6-bisphosphate-dependent), whose amino-acid sequence MSTTIHPNAGKLPPKSSLCNIPELISAYYTQKPDITVSAEKVSFGTSGHRGSSLHNSFNEAHILAVTQAVCEYRKQAGIDGILFMGMDTHALSYPAQITALQVLTANEVRVYIAKDSGYTPTPVISHAILTHNKENNTAQCDGIVITPSHNPPTDGGFKYNPPHGGPADTDVTDWIEKRANAILENNLKDVRVLSLHEALQSPYLTQYDYITPYVKDLDTILDMNAIKESKIRIGADAMGGAGLAYYSAIKEYYGLNMEIFNNHLDATFSFMHCDKDGKIRMDCSSPYAMAGLIDMKDDFDIAFGNDTDFDRHGIVTKSVGLMNPNHYLSVAINYLAQNRPQWSSKLGIGKTLVSSSMIDRVAQSLHRKVIEVPVGFKWFVSGLIHGEIFFGGEESAGASFLRKDGSVWTTDKDGIIMTLLAAEILATTHKDPGVHYQELTQKFSNPIYKRIDAPADEKQRNILKNLKPQDIKATTLAGEKIEAILTKAPGNNAPIGGLKVQSQNGWFAIRPSGTEAIYKIYAESFIDEAHLASIQKEAQAIANSVWGKTKDTQ is encoded by the coding sequence ATGAGCACTACAATCCACCCCAACGCAGGGAAATTACCACCCAAAAGCTCTTTGTGTAACATTCCTGAATTAATCAGTGCGTATTACACCCAAAAACCCGATATCACAGTAAGTGCAGAAAAAGTGAGTTTTGGTACTTCTGGTCATCGTGGAAGTTCTCTTCACAATAGTTTTAATGAAGCCCATATCCTAGCTGTGACACAAGCGGTATGTGAGTACCGAAAGCAAGCAGGGATTGATGGAATTTTATTTATGGGGATGGACACACATGCCCTCTCTTACCCCGCACAAATCACTGCACTTCAAGTGCTCACGGCCAATGAAGTGCGCGTTTATATCGCAAAAGATAGTGGCTATACCCCTACTCCGGTCATCTCTCACGCGATATTGACACACAATAAAGAAAACAACACCGCGCAATGTGATGGTATCGTCATCACACCCTCACACAATCCCCCCACAGATGGTGGGTTTAAATACAATCCGCCTCATGGAGGGCCAGCAGATACGGATGTGACAGATTGGATTGAAAAAAGAGCCAATGCTATCTTAGAAAACAATCTCAAAGATGTCCGCGTCCTCAGCCTTCATGAAGCACTCCAATCGCCTTACCTCACGCAATATGATTACATCACACCTTATGTCAAGGATTTGGATACTATTTTGGATATGAATGCCATCAAAGAATCAAAAATACGCATTGGAGCTGATGCTATGGGAGGGGCAGGATTGGCCTATTATAGTGCTATAAAAGAGTATTATGGGCTCAATATGGAAATTTTTAATAACCATCTTGATGCGACCTTTTCTTTTATGCATTGTGATAAAGATGGCAAAATTCGCATGGATTGCTCCTCTCCTTATGCTATGGCGGGTTTGATTGATATGAAAGATGACTTTGATATTGCCTTTGGGAATGACACCGATTTTGATCGTCATGGTATCGTGACTAAAAGTGTGGGACTCATGAATCCCAACCACTACCTCAGCGTTGCAATCAACTATCTCGCTCAAAACAGGCCTCAATGGAGTAGTAAACTGGGTATCGGCAAGACCTTAGTCAGTAGCTCCATGATTGATCGTGTCGCACAAAGCTTGCACCGAAAAGTAATCGAAGTACCCGTAGGTTTTAAATGGTTTGTATCAGGGCTGATTCATGGTGAGATATTTTTTGGAGGGGAAGAGAGTGCGGGGGCTAGTTTCTTGAGAAAAGATGGCTCGGTATGGACAACGGACAAAGATGGTATTATCATGACCCTTCTTGCTGCTGAGATTTTAGCCACCACACATAAGGACCCTGGTGTTCACTATCAGGAACTTACCCAAAAATTTTCCAATCCTATCTACAAACGTATTGATGCCCCTGCGGATGAAAAGCAGAGAAATATCCTCAAAAATCTCAAACCCCAAGACATCAAAGCAACCACTTTGGCCGGAGAGAAAATTGAAGCAATTTTGACCAAAGCACCGGGCAATAACGCTCCAATTGGCGGGTTAAAAGTTCAAAGCCAAAATGGCTGGTTTGCGATTCGTCCATCGGGAACTGAGGCTATTTATAAGATTTATGCTGAGAGTTTTATCGATGAGGCACACTTAGCATCCATCCAGAAAGAAGCACAAGCCATCGCCAATAGTGTATGGGGAAAGACAAAAGATACGCAATAA
- a CDS encoding EscU/YscU/HrcU family type III secretion system export apparatus switch protein has translation MPKDIQKAVALKYNKDKDKAPRIKAKGKGDVAKNIIKIAKECQLPIKKDEDLVELLSKVEIDQEIPQNLYKAVAEVFQFIYTLTKK, from the coding sequence ATGCCTAAAGATATCCAAAAAGCCGTCGCATTAAAATATAACAAAGACAAAGATAAAGCTCCTAGAATCAAAGCCAAAGGCAAAGGTGACGTGGCCAAAAATATTATTAAAATTGCAAAAGAGTGTCAACTTCCTATCAAAAAAGATGAAGATTTGGTGGAGCTTTTAAGCAAGGTGGAAATCGACCAAGAGATTCCGCAAAACCTCTATAAGGCTGTTGCGGAAGTGTTTCAGTTTATCTATACACTAACAAAAAAATAA
- the fliK gene encoding flagellar hook-length control protein FliK: MDISKTNVSGHHDTNVLKSTTVDKNPNPLLSSSSIPKQSIQKTLDALFEALFSKTQSEAHILNSLRQIDISLNLKATMLDIQSIMNAIKQEALLSKTVINLDKFFVDIKTLDAQGLQKQIEKSGLFFESKLAQNSKENLQNPAIKESILGDIKASLLQIKEHLKTQNPIPPLDLLAKVDKVLMSIHYYQLMALCSHTTILYLPFSWEGLQGGNISIKKLKEKRFFCEIHLTLKEFGDIDVFAMLFDDVYTSISFFTENKNFLKLLNEYSDVLREAIQNAGLIVSSLYMYDARKDHSIKQEIQSMVTSLQTGEGINLHA; this comes from the coding sequence ATGGATATTTCAAAAACCAATGTATCTGGCCATCATGATACAAATGTTTTAAAGAGTACAACCGTTGATAAAAATCCAAATCCACTCTTGTCCTCCTCTTCCATACCAAAGCAATCCATTCAAAAGACGCTTGATGCGCTTTTTGAAGCGTTGTTTTCCAAAACGCAATCTGAAGCGCATATCTTAAACAGTTTGCGACAGATTGATATATCTTTGAATTTAAAAGCGACAATGCTAGATATTCAATCCATTATGAATGCGATCAAACAAGAGGCGCTTTTATCTAAGACGGTGATTAACTTGGATAAATTCTTCGTTGATATTAAGACATTAGATGCACAAGGTTTACAAAAACAAATCGAAAAATCGGGTCTCTTTTTTGAATCCAAATTGGCGCAAAATTCTAAAGAAAATTTACAAAATCCTGCTATAAAAGAGAGTATCTTGGGAGATATCAAAGCCTCCCTCCTTCAGATAAAAGAGCACTTAAAAACACAAAATCCCATCCCGCCGCTAGATCTTTTAGCAAAAGTGGACAAAGTGCTGATGAGTATTCACTATTATCAGTTGATGGCATTATGTTCTCACACGACGATATTATACCTTCCTTTTTCATGGGAAGGGCTACAAGGTGGCAATATCAGTATCAAAAAATTGAAAGAGAAAAGATTTTTTTGCGAGATTCATCTGACGCTGAAAGAGTTTGGGGATATTGATGTTTTTGCGATGCTTTTTGATGATGTTTATACCTCAATTTCTTTTTTTACTGAAAATAAAAACTTTTTAAAACTTTTGAATGAATACTCCGATGTGCTGCGAGAAGCCATCCAAAATGCAGGGCTTATTGTCTCTTCTTTATATATGTATGATGCTCGCAAAGACCACTCTATCAAACAAGAAATCCAATCCATGGTGACATCTTTACAGACGGGTGAGGGAATTAATCTGCATGCCTAA
- a CDS encoding 3-methyladenine DNA glycosylase, translated as MTNSYELLELLKNRGYDATQRDPFWWPHSGSFEVVVGAILTQQTKWEKVEKSLDNLRNANVLDLKSLAEIDVRRLSILIKPSGFYNTKAKNLSRLSKAIDATFGSFEAFTHNVTREWLLSQKGVGEESADSILCYSCLKDELVVDSYTARLLAAFGFEFESYDALKAWMIEGIATNKKRVDALYSRAMSDHEIYARFHGKIVEYAKMHSRGKNVEVSTLID; from the coding sequence ATGACCAATAGCTATGAATTGTTAGAACTCCTCAAAAATAGAGGGTATGATGCGACACAAAGAGATCCGTTTTGGTGGCCTCATAGTGGGTCCTTTGAGGTAGTTGTGGGTGCGATTTTGACGCAACAAACCAAATGGGAAAAGGTTGAAAAAAGTTTAGACAATCTCAGAAATGCTAATGTTTTGGATTTGAAATCTCTCGCAGAAATCGACGTGAGAAGATTATCGATTTTAATTAAACCCAGTGGATTTTATAATACCAAAGCAAAAAATCTCTCAAGATTGTCCAAAGCCATTGATGCGACATTTGGCAGTTTTGAAGCGTTTACACACAATGTAACACGGGAGTGGTTATTGTCCCAAAAAGGTGTGGGCGAGGAGAGTGCGGATTCAATATTATGTTATAGTTGTCTCAAAGATGAATTGGTCGTGGATAGTTACACGGCTCGATTATTAGCAGCTTTTGGGTTTGAATTTGAGAGTTATGACGCGCTAAAAGCGTGGATGATAGAGGGAATTGCTACCAATAAAAAACGTGTGGATGCTTTGTACTCCCGTGCGATGAGTGATCATGAAATCTATGCGAGGTTTCATGGCAAAATTGTAGAATATGCTAAAATGCATAGCAGAGGAAAAAATGTCGAGGTAAGCACACTGATTGATTGA
- a CDS encoding ATP-binding protein — protein MIDWEHTHAAIWRKRKNDLKAIVDIDPITLDDLVGVENQKSQLVKNTEAFLQGAPSNNALLWGARGTGKSSLIKAVFNHFKDQGLRIIEFSKEDLTSLPEIIDDIRDLPYKFIIFCDDLSFESGDSSYTGLKPILEGSIELPPKNTLIYASSNRRHLISELHKDNEDVRVTEDEIHYGDTIEEKISLSDRFGLWISFYQGSFEQYIKIVDSYFSDFQGDRDLLHKEAKIFATHRASRSGRTAKQFYNYFSRLL, from the coding sequence ATGATTGATTGGGAACACACACACGCTGCAATTTGGCGCAAAAGAAAAAATGACCTCAAAGCCATTGTGGATATTGACCCCATAACACTCGATGATCTTGTCGGCGTTGAAAACCAAAAAAGTCAATTGGTTAAAAATACAGAAGCCTTTTTACAAGGAGCACCCTCAAACAATGCGCTACTTTGGGGTGCACGCGGTACGGGAAAATCTTCATTAATCAAAGCGGTCTTTAATCACTTTAAAGACCAAGGACTTCGAATTATTGAATTTTCAAAAGAGGATTTGACGAGTTTACCTGAGATTATTGATGATATTCGTGATTTGCCGTATAAATTTATCATCTTTTGTGATGATCTCTCCTTTGAGAGTGGGGATAGTAGCTATACGGGCTTGAAGCCGATATTAGAGGGCTCCATTGAATTGCCTCCTAAAAATACCTTGATTTATGCAAGTTCTAATAGGCGCCATCTGATTTCAGAATTACACAAAGATAATGAAGACGTCCGTGTCACCGAAGATGAGATTCATTATGGCGATACAATCGAAGAGAAGATTTCACTCTCAGATCGGTTTGGTTTGTGGATTTCATTTTATCAAGGCAGTTTTGAGCAATACATCAAAATTGTAGATTCTTATTTTTCTGATTTTCAAGGCGATCGTGACCTGCTTCATAAAGAAGCCAAGATTTTTGCAACGCACCGTGCATCTCGCAGTGGACGTACCGCCAAACAGTTTTATAACTATTTTTCGAGATTGTTATGA
- the mfd gene encoding transcription-repair coupling factor, which yields MQATCYEYFHNKNRTTSLLGVDNDKTAFLAAQVLEFLGKKSYVLPDLRVSHGDDLLPFGAEIKELLNVLNHYYADKSTKKILIVPIRTLLVPLPDESLLQHQVIEFAMKLDRNAFQNQLFYWGYQSADIVEASGEVSFRGDIIDLFPPNLDKPIRISLFDDEVESLRFFDCESQKSEKEELEDITLFPALFSLNQTQYEQINQEISKIKSDSFEKDIHALSLWGIGAYSHDYLETFDSIYAEDYHNDIDEIALFDPPAKARLSQVPIIPEPKIFRPIAISSVVDFLGFHQDKKITILARNEVFLKQAGLDPLTVKFKESPLIVNIMSDEAIIISLNKKHKIKKVRKSNILLDELKVGDYVVHENYGIGVFKGLQNCTVLGATRDFALILYQGEDKLLLPVENLHVIDRYIASSGTLAVVDKLGKGSFQRLKSKAKEKLFAIAKEIIETAAKREMIDALKIDTHKSEITQFQEDSGFIYTKDQQTCIDEIYADLESGKIMDRLLSGDVGFGKTEVAMNAIFAVAMSGFQAILIAPTTLLSSQHFKSLNERFKPYNIRVEKLDRFTPTNQKSRILKELREGSLQVCVGTHTLLDKPLHNPALIVIDEEHKFGVAQKEKLKNMRENIHILSMSATPIPRSLNMALSSIKQYSKLLTPPAEREDVRTFVKEYEEKVIKEAILREMRRGGQIFFVHNRISSIEQKKKELQLMIPSMKILVLHSKVPPAISEKEMLQFQEGAYDLLLSTSIIESGIHIPNVNTIIIDAADNFGMADLHQLRGRVGRAKRQGYCYFLVNNKDKLTEDSKKRLLSLEANSYLGSGSVLAYHDLEIRGGGNLVGEAQSGHIKNIGYSLYLKMLEDAINTLLNKKSTQDHEIDIKLSVTAYINSDYIAEDRVRLELYRRLSKCQSITEVLDIEEEMVDRFGKIDIITKQFLDVITIKILAALNHITLISNYGQNITIKDDKEQKILLKSRSKDDDDILDTVLKYLRKGLKHHD from the coding sequence ATACAAGCTACATGTTATGAATATTTTCACAATAAAAATCGTACCACATCACTTTTGGGTGTCGACAATGATAAAACAGCATTTTTAGCCGCTCAAGTTCTCGAATTCTTAGGGAAAAAGAGTTATGTTTTGCCAGATTTAAGAGTGAGCCATGGCGATGACTTACTCCCTTTTGGTGCTGAGATCAAAGAGTTGTTGAATGTCTTAAATCATTACTATGCAGATAAATCTACAAAAAAGATTTTGATTGTGCCAATTCGCACGCTTCTTGTGCCCTTACCTGATGAGAGTTTATTGCAACATCAGGTCATTGAATTTGCTATGAAACTTGATAGAAATGCATTTCAAAATCAACTTTTTTATTGGGGATATCAAAGTGCCGATATCGTCGAGGCTTCAGGAGAAGTCTCCTTTCGTGGTGATATTATCGATTTGTTTCCGCCAAATCTTGACAAACCCATTCGTATTTCATTGTTTGATGATGAAGTAGAGAGTCTTCGGTTTTTTGATTGTGAGAGTCAAAAAAGTGAGAAAGAAGAATTGGAAGATATAACCCTATTTCCTGCTCTTTTTTCATTAAATCAGACGCAATATGAACAGATTAATCAAGAGATTTCAAAAATCAAAAGCGACAGTTTTGAAAAAGACATACATGCTTTGAGTCTTTGGGGTATTGGGGCTTATTCTCATGATTATCTTGAGACGTTTGATAGCATATATGCAGAAGATTATCATAATGATATTGATGAAATAGCACTCTTTGATCCCCCTGCAAAAGCGCGTTTATCTCAGGTTCCCATCATCCCAGAACCCAAAATTTTTCGCCCCATTGCTATCTCTTCTGTGGTGGATTTTCTAGGGTTTCATCAGGATAAAAAAATCACAATTTTAGCCAGAAATGAAGTGTTTTTGAAGCAAGCAGGACTAGACCCTCTCACGGTAAAATTTAAAGAGAGTCCTTTGATTGTCAATATCATGAGTGATGAGGCTATCATCATATCATTAAATAAAAAGCACAAAATCAAAAAAGTACGAAAATCCAATATTTTACTCGATGAGTTAAAAGTCGGAGATTATGTTGTGCATGAAAATTACGGTATTGGCGTATTTAAAGGCTTGCAAAATTGTACCGTTTTAGGCGCGACTCGTGATTTTGCCTTGATTTTGTATCAAGGAGAGGACAAACTACTCTTGCCGGTGGAAAATCTTCATGTTATTGATCGTTATATTGCTAGTAGTGGTACTTTGGCGGTCGTTGATAAGCTGGGGAAAGGAAGTTTTCAACGCCTCAAAAGCAAAGCCAAAGAGAAACTTTTTGCGATTGCCAAAGAGATTATTGAGACTGCGGCAAAACGTGAGATGATTGATGCTTTGAAAATTGACACGCACAAAAGTGAAATAACACAATTTCAAGAAGATTCTGGATTTATTTACACCAAAGATCAGCAAACATGTATTGATGAGATTTATGCAGATCTTGAGAGTGGCAAGATTATGGATCGTTTGTTGAGTGGTGATGTGGGATTTGGAAAGACAGAAGTGGCTATGAATGCGATCTTTGCTGTTGCTATGAGTGGGTTTCAAGCCATCCTCATCGCCCCTACGACGCTACTGTCATCACAACACTTTAAAAGCTTGAATGAGCGATTTAAACCCTATAATATTCGGGTAGAAAAACTAGACCGCTTTACCCCAACAAATCAAAAAAGCCGTATTCTCAAAGAGTTGCGAGAGGGGAGTTTGCAAGTCTGTGTGGGAACACACACCTTGCTTGATAAACCTTTGCACAATCCTGCTTTAATTGTGATTGATGAAGAGCATAAATTTGGAGTGGCTCAAAAAGAAAAACTTAAAAACATGAGAGAGAATATTCATATTTTATCGATGAGTGCGACACCGATTCCTCGTAGTCTCAATATGGCACTGAGTTCTATCAAGCAGTATTCCAAACTTCTCACGCCACCAGCAGAACGAGAAGATGTGCGTACTTTTGTCAAAGAGTATGAAGAAAAAGTCATCAAAGAGGCTATCTTAAGAGAGATGCGTCGGGGTGGACAGATCTTTTTTGTGCATAATCGTATCTCTTCTATTGAGCAGAAGAAAAAAGAGTTGCAATTGATGATTCCATCGATGAAAATATTGGTTTTGCATTCAAAAGTGCCTCCAGCTATTAGTGAAAAAGAGATGCTACAATTTCAAGAAGGGGCATATGATCTATTGTTGAGCACTTCGATTATCGAATCAGGTATTCATATTCCCAATGTCAATACCATCATCATCGATGCGGCAGATAACTTTGGGATGGCAGATTTGCATCAATTACGTGGTCGTGTCGGGCGTGCAAAACGTCAGGGATATTGTTATTTTCTTGTCAACAACAAAGATAAACTCACCGAAGATTCCAAAAAACGCTTGCTCTCTTTGGAGGCCAATTCTTATCTTGGAAGCGGTTCGGTTTTGGCCTATCATGATCTCGAAATTCGAGGTGGGGGAAATCTCGTGGGAGAAGCACAAAGCGGGCACATCAAAAATATCGGCTATTCTTTGTATCTCAAAATGCTTGAAGATGCGATTAATACTTTGTTGAACAAGAAAAGTACCCAAGATCATGAGATTGATATTAAGCTTAGTGTTACGGCGTATATCAACAGTGATTATATCGCTGAAGATCGCGTACGGTTGGAGCTTTACCGTAGGTTAAGTAAGTGCCAATCCATCACAGAAGTGTTGGATATTGAAGAGGAGATGGTGGATCGATTTGGAAAAATTGATATAATAACCAAACAGTTTTTAGATGTCATCACCATCAAGATTTTAGCCGCACTCAATCATATTACTTTGATTAGTAATTATGGCCAAAATATCACAATTAAAGATGACAAAGAACAGAAGATTTTGTTAAAATCTCGTAGTAAAGATGATGATGACATACTAGATACGGTACTGAAATATTTGAGAAAAGGATTAAAACATCATGATTGA